In Leptolyngbya sp. O-77, the genomic window ACTGTCCGCCTGCCCAGAGTGCTAATTGCCGCTGTGGTTGGTGCGGCGCTGGCGGTGGCAGGTGCGCTAATGCAGGGACTCACCCGCAATTCGCTCGCTGACCCCGGAATCTTGGGCATCAGTGCGGGTGCCACGTTTGCGGTCGTAATCACGACCTTTTTTCTGGGAACAACTTCTATCCAAACCTATACTTGGGTCGCGTTTGCGGGTGGGGCGATCGCCTCTGTAGCAGTGTATACGCTTGGCTCGGTTGGGCGCAGCGGCATCACCCCACTGAAACTTATTCTATCTGGAACCGTCTTAGCATATCTGCTTTCCGCCTTTACAACGGGCACGCTCATCCTGAGCCAGCGCACCCTGGATGAAATCCGGTTTTGGCTAGCAGGGTCAGTCGCGGGACGAGATTTAGGCGTGTTGCTACCCGTATTACCCTACCTGTTGCTGGGGTTGTTCCTTGCCTTTGGGCTGGGAAAACAAATTACCGCGCTGGCGCTGGGCGACGAGGTGGCTCAAGGGCTAGGGCTACAAACTGCATGGGTGAAAGCGATCGCAGCGATCGCCGTTGTGTTGCTAGCTGGCGGTGCAGTTGCTTTGGCGGGGCAAATTGGGTTTATAGGGCTAATTATTCCTCATGTGGTGCGCTTCTGGGTTGGACTCGATTACCGCTGGGTTTTGCCCTATGCCGCCTTATGGGGTGCGATCCTCCTGTCTGTCGCCGATTTGGCAGCACGACTGGTGATTCGCCCGCAGGAGTTACCCGTGGGAATCATGACTGCTCTTATCGGGGGGACATTCTTCATCTATCTAACGCGGTCAAAGGTAAGATAATTAGATGCCGCGTCGCCACACCCTCCAAAACACCCTTAACCAAAACTGACTTTAAAAGACTGTGAGCAGGCTGTTTGAGGGAGTGTGCCAAAGGGGTAAAGATAGAGAAAAGCGATCGCTCTCTGTGGGTCGAGGAGCGATCGCCGGTTTAAGCCACATTGGGGGTTGGCAACGATTCGATACTGTTGGCGAATCGATGAGAGAAAAATCGCATCATCCTATAGTTATCCGATTGCCCTGACTGGTGCCAGTTTTGCGAACTGCGACTGTCGCGCCTTCGCCAGTGGCACACCTTCTAACCAATTGACCGCTCGCACCAGATTCATGGCAGCCGCAGTCAAAATGTGTTGCAGATGAGTCTTTGCCAGTCCAACATATCGACAATGGCGAACGGCAAAACCTCGAACAGCTTGCGAAATGGTGCCTTCTACTCCCGCTCGAATCGCATACTGCTGCTTGAACGCATCCGTTGCTTGTCGGATTCTGGCTTGTTGCAAGGTCTGATACTCATGGGGTAATTTCAGCGTTAATTCCCGTGGCGTTGTTTTGGCGCGAGTGCATTGAGACCGAACCGGACATTTTGTACAATCTCGCTCTCTAAAGCCCACATGGATCACTGAGTTACCGTAATGGTCTTTCCCAACTTTCCAATCTCGACTGCGCTTTCCTTTGGGACACTTTGCCACTTGACGCTTCCAGTCAATCTTGAAATGAGATAGGTCAAAACCCTGCCCCGCCTGGGCTTGCCAACCACTGCCGGTAGAAACAGGGCCGAATAGATCAATCTGATATTCATCTTAACTGTGTTGAATCAATCGAGTAGACATGTATCCTTGATCGACAATATGCTGTTCAGGAACGAGTCCTTTTTGCATCAGCGAAGCGTGTATTTTAGGTGTTGCCAATTGATCTTGGTTCGTTGCTTCTGCTGTTTCTACATTGGTAATGAATCTGGGCAACTTATCATCACAACTTTCACTCAAGTGCACCTTGTAGCCTGTCCAACTTCGGCTGTACTTCGTACTGCGACGTGCCTCAACGTCATAGGGTGAACGAATCCTCAGCGCTCCTGGAGGGCAGTCTTTTGCTTCTCGTAGCTGGATGGTTTCTCCCGGTGCATCCCACGAGATGCGCAACGCGGTGGGGTTAAGAGGGCTAGGAAGCAAGTGTAGAGGGGAATTTGGGATGAGATGATTTGGGGGAAGGGAGAGAGAGGGAGAGTGGTAAATGGGGAGTGTAGAGATTGGAGTAAAAGGTTTAGGGCAGAAGCGAGTGCCAGAGTGGATAGGGGAGGCAGTTTTGTATGGGAAGTATTGGGAAGAGAGCGGATTGGTAGAGCGTCTGAGAGCGCGTGTGAAAGTGAATCGCAGGCGGATGGGGCAGTACGAAGTGAAAGATTACGTGCTGCTGTTGAACAGTTATGCCGTCAGCGGAGAAGGGAGCCTAAAGGAATATTTCAAGAGCTTAGGGCCAGTGAGCGGACTGGTGATGGGACTGTGGGAGAGATCGCGGTGTCCAGTGGCATCGAGTTTAAGCCGATTTTTGAAGGACGTAGACGAGGGAACGGTAGCAGCGCTGCGGGGACTATTTGAAGAAGAGATAGGGCAGAAGGGCATCTGTGTGCGAGAGCAGGTGTGGATGACAGACCGGATAGGGAACCGGTACTTGATGATAGACGTAGACGGGACAGTAAAAGCGGTGCGGCAGCGGTATGTGAGCGAGAGCGATCGCTATCCTGGAGCGCGCCGCCGGAGTGCAGGGGTGAGTTTACCTGGATATCGAGGACGCAAACGAGGAGAAGCGGTACGAACACGCACGACAGTAGCGGTGGCCCATACCAGTGAATGGCTGGGAAGCTATGGGAGTGCGGGGAATGGTGACGTCGCGGGGGATCTAGGGAGAGCGCTTGCGCGGATGCAGGGATACTTGGAGACGCAGGGATTGCGAGTGAGTCATGGGATTGTGCGGTTAGACGGATTGTATGGCAGCCCGAAGCTGGTGAGTCAAGTGCAATAGAACGGGATTGGCTACCTGATGCGGAGCCGAGATTACTCGTTATTGAAACATCCGGTCGTCGTTGCTCGAATGCAAGAGTCCGAGGGATGGGAGTCCGTTGAAGGGCGGGAGTTAGAGCAACGGAAAGACCTTGGATACATTGAAGACGCAGGACGGGGATACAGCAGTCCCTTTCGATTGATCGTAGTGCGGAGTCCAGAAGGGCAGCACAATGGACGGGTCGGGAAACGATACAAAGGGCAGGTGTATGAGCTGTTTATCACCTCGCAATCAGCATCAAGCTTGCAGAGCCAAGATGTTCTGAGCCTGTACTTTGGACGGGGTGGATTTGAGCGGCGGCTAAAAGAGGAAGATGAAGAACAGGAAATGGACCGTTGGTGTAGTTGGAGTGCGAGCGGACAGGAATTCTGGCAGATTTTGAGTCAGTGGGTGTGGAACTGGCGAGTATGGATGGGATGGCAGCAGGCAGAAACTCCGCCGGTACGACAGACATTGTGGTCAGAGGTGAAGGCATTACCAGAAGTGGAGCGGCTAGAGAGAGAGGAAATGCTGCCCAGATCGCTAAGGTTATTGCGGGAGCAACACTGCCGTGTGAAAGAGCCTGCTTGGAAAACGCCGCCTGCGCCGATAACTCCTGTCAGCGCGGGGAACAAAAGACCTCCTGCATGAATAGCAACGTGGTGTGACAGTTGAGGATCGCAGCCAAGCCAGATAGATTCTGAATAAACACCCACTCTAGCAGCAGATATGCGATACAGCGAATTAGCGCATCTATCGAAGCCCGAGTTCAAGCGCTTGTGCGGGGTCGGTCAGCCGTGAGACATTCAGCGAGATGGTTGAGGTGTTGCGCCCCCATCTAGATCGTCAAGGGCAACGGGGCGGACAAGCCAAGCTCAGTGTGGAAGAACAACTGCTGGTGGCGTTGGAGTACTGGAGAGAGTATCGCAGCCAGTTTCATATTGCCGTCAGTTGGGGAATCCACGAGACCACCGTTGGGCGAATTGTACGCAAAGTCGAAGACCTGTTGGTCAAGGGCGGTAGGTTCCGACTGCCGAGTCAGCGTCCGCTCTATCAACCGGGTTGGGAATGGAAAGTCATGATGGTGGATGTGGGGGAGATGGAAATTGAACGTCCCCAAAAAACAAAAGCGCTACTACAGCGGCAAGCAGCAATGCCACACGCTGAAAGCCCAACTGCTAGTGGAGTTTGAAACTGGGCAGGTAATTGGCACCGCTATTGACACCGGCAGAACCCATGACTTCCAGCTGCTCAAGCGCAGTCGCCTGCCGGTTGTCTCCTCCCAGTTATGCTTAGCTGACAGAGGCTAGCAGGGGTTTGCCAAACGCCATGCGGGAGCCTGTACGCCCACCAAGAAGAAGCGCCAGCAACCCTTACCAGACGCAGAGAAGCAGCATAATCGGGTCTTAGCACGACTGCGGGTGCGCGTTGAGCATGTGATTCGTCGCTTCAAGATTTTCCGCATCTTTTCAGGACGTTATCGCAACCGCAGGAAACGCTTTGGCTTGCGGGTGAACCTGATTGCTGGCATCCTCAACCATGAACTGGCACATGCCTCCTGATTCATGCAGGAGGTCTAATGAACAGGGGTTGATTCCAGCGATCGCCCAGGATTACCTGGACAATGCCGTCTTGATGATGGCATGGATGAACCGTGAATCGATTCAGCGAACCTTGGAAACGGGAGAAGCTTGCTACTGGAGTCGATCGCGGGCGGAGTTATGGCATAAAGGTGCAACGTCTGGACACATTCAAAAAGTCAAAGCTTTTTATTACGACTGTGATGCCGATACGCTTCTATTGAGAATTGAGCAGGTGGGTAATGTTGCCTGCCATACGGGAGCCAGAAGTTGTTTCTTTAATCTGATTTTCGTTTCACCCATGCGGTAATCATTGCCAGGATAAACATTCCCAGCAAAGACAGCCCTAACAGAATACGTCCCCCTTCAAACACTCCTGCACCTAATGCCACGAGTGGCGGTTTCGCGATCGCAATACTCAGCACCAATGCAGGTGTAAACTTTCGCCATTCCATTTGCGTTAGCCCAACGGCATAGCAGACAAAATCGAACAATCCAGTCATTAATAGCCCTGTGACTAGAAAAACATTGCGTTCCAGATAGTTTTGCCCCAGTGAATCAACTTTCACCATGAATTTTTGCCCCACCAGCTTCTTCACAAAGCTGCGTCCATAGCGTTTGGCAATGAAGAAGTTTGATGTGCAAGCGATGAAGTCAGCGATCACAATGATTAACAGTCCTTGCGCGAATCCAAACAGACCGCCTGCCAAAATCGAATAAGCGGTTCCTGGCAGTACTGGAATTACGATACTGGTCAAACGCAGTAGCAGGACAATGACAGGTGCCCAAATCCCAAATCGAGCTACATCTGCGCGAAGCTGTTCGGTGCCAACTTGGTTGACAAGGGCGATCGCTAGCCCAATCAGCAAAACGAGCAAGCTGAGTTCCGCAATTTTAACCAGTCGATTTCGCATGAGCAGTCATCCAAGATAGGAACTCACAGGTATTCAGGATAAATGAGCGGCATGAGTTGACTGAGCATGATCTGCATGATGTGTGTGCCGTTTCCGGAATGCCAGAATTGGTCTACCTCATGAACTTGACCCGTTTGCACTGCTTTCAGTCGTTTCCATCGTGGATTGTTTGTGAGTTGCTGGGAGAGTGGTGCGGTTGATGGCGGATAGGTTTGCACAAAGATGACATCGGGGTTACTCTGAACAATCCGATCGAGCGAAACGGTCATCAAGCCCGGTTCCATTCTTTTTCCCGCAGGTTCTATCCAAGGGTAATGAGTAAGCTGTTGCAGTAAGCTACCCATCGTTCCAACGTCAGTTTCAATAATGAATCGACGGGAGAGGAGATTGAGTGTTGAACCACCCATCATCAGCACGGTCTTCTGTAAATTCGCTGGAATAGCAGTACGATAGGTCTCAATTTGGGTTTCCAGTTGTTGAATGGCGGTTTCGGCTACCGTATCGCGTCCGGTTAGCCGAGCTACATCCCGCAATCTGGCTAATGCAATGTCATATCCGCTGCCGCTCATGAGATAGGTTGAAGCAATCTGCCGCAGCCAGTGCTGATAAAGCCGATGGGGAAATCTCCAACCTAGAATCAGGTCGGGTTGAAGGGTGCGGATGGCTTTCAGGTTTGGCAACATCCAGGAACCGACGGAGGTAAATTGTTGGGCGCGATCGCCGAAAAACTCAGGGCGATCGGCAATGCCTTGAGCAAGATAACCCACAGGTTCTAAACCGAGTTCTGCGAGGATATCAATTCCGGTTGCGGTGAGGCAGACGATTCGTTCAGCAGGTTTGCTCAAGTGAAGTTCTGTGTTTGTAGCATCGATCGCCCGATAGGATTCTCCCATTTTCGCTATCCTGGTTTTTACTCGGAGTAGTTTCCGATTTGTAATTGCACAATTCGACCAGAGTTCTTGAAGAGTGCTAATGGAATAAACGGAAGCAGTTGTGCCAGAATACTCCAAGCGATTGGCAACCGTTGTGAATAATTCAAAAATTGACTGAGATAGAACTCCTCATGCTTTAACCAAATGTTTGAACCCCAGGTTTCAAGTTTGCTGGACTGATCAATTCCCCATTTAAATTCAGCATTCGTTTTCGAGACAGTATCGTGATGCTTAGTAGTGCGTGAGCGTTTACGATTCAGCACATCAAACAGAATTTCAACGGGACTGAAACGAGCATTGATCTGCTGCAATAAGGCTTTATTCTCAGCCTCTGACAGATACATGGATACGCCTTCGTAGACAATCATCATCGGCTGATTCGGTTCTCGCTGAATCGCATCCATCCAGGTGAAGTCGAGCATTGATTTGGCAATGAAGTGATGTCGATTGCTCTCCTGGAAGAACTTGTGTCGCAGAGCAATCACCTCAGGGAAATCCACTTCATACCAGCGTACTTGACCGTTATCAATCCGAGAAAAGCGGGTACATAATCCTGCACCCAAATTGACAATTACCGCACTCGGATGGGTTTCCAGGAAGTTCTGCACGATGCGATCGATCGCCCTCGCCCGAATCACGCAGCCCAGCTGCGATGCCCAGCCATTCTCATATTTGCTGAAGTCATAATCCAAGCTTTCTGCAATTTCGACGGCTTTGCGATCGCTCAAATAGGCTCTGGACGCTGAGTTTCAAATGGGCACGGGCACAGAGGGTGATCATCAGCGTTTCTGCAACGCCTGTGAGTTGGCTGGTTGGTTCTCGCAGTTGCATGGTGAGAAGTTTCTAAGGATAAAGGCATTGTGGTAAGATTATTGCAAATTATTCTCATTTGTGTCAATTGTCAATCTGAACTCACCCCTACCATGACGCTCATTTTCAATGAATCCAACTGGGACGAACTGGAACAGCAGGCTCCCGTGCCATGTCCTGCTCATCTGGTTCTGGATGATTTTGAGGAACTAACCGGTGTGCCCACCTGTTTGGGACGAGGCTACAGTCGCGGCATGGCGCTAGTGCCGGGGGTGTGGTTAAACTTCAACGACAAAGAATATTACCAGGACTTCGTCGTAAAAACCCCCGCCCACGAGCATCCAATTCAAATCGGAGTTTTTCTGTCAGGCTATTTTGATTGCAATATTTGTCCCAGATTCGGCGGCACGCGCAGCTATTTCTCGGGCAGTGGCATTTCACCAGGCTATGCCGAAAGCTACCAGGTGGGGCAGCGGTTTACCTGTATTAATGTCGAGATTAAGCCAGAGGTGCTGGACTCGTTTTTAATGGGCAATTGCCAGCAGTCGTCTCATCAGGTACGGCAGTTGTTTAAAGGAGAAGATTGGAAAGTTGCGTTTTATCCCAGTGTCACGCCTGAGATTCGGGCGATCGCCCAGCAGATGTGGGATGCGCCTTATCGTGGGGAGTTGAAGCGGCTCTATCTCCAGGCGAAGGTGCTAGAACTTTTGGTCATCTACCTTGACTTGATTGCTGATAGCTCAGAACAACCTCGTGTACCTGGACTGAAACCACAGACGATCGCGCGTTTGCACTATGCCAGGGAGATTTTGGAGACGCGATTAGAAAATCCACCCTCTGTCCTGGAATTGGCAAAACAGGTAGGCTTGAGCGATCGCACTCTGCTGCGCGGGTTTAAACAGCTATTTGGCACAACGGTGATCGGGTTCTCGATGCAGCAACGCTTGAAAAGGGCTGAACACTTGTTGCGGCAGGGCGATCGAACGGTGTCGGAAGTGGCGCGACTGATGGGATATGGGAATTTATGGTACTTTGCATCGGTGTTTAAGCGGCAGTTTGGCATCACACCAAGCCAGTGTTTGGCTGGAGAAAAGTCGGTTTTGTTGTAGTAAAAAGCGATTTTGTTGATAGACGCAGCCCCTTCTGCTTCCCTATACTGAGCCTCATTGCAATCAGGAATAATTTTCAACAAATCTGATAGTTGCGTGTGAGGCGTTTTCATGAAAGTTGGGCTGCGGTTATTTCAGGTTAGTCTGTGGATTGTTGTCGGAGTATTGGGAAGTGTTGGCGGTGGAGCATTCCCTGCAATGGCTCAAGAAGAACCAGGGAGTGATGAGGGCTTAGCTCTAAGTGATGTTCTAGAGGCTCAACCCGATGATTTGCAACCTGCACTGTCTGCCCCCAGTGCTGAGATTCCTCAGCTGCATGAATTGGAGCAACCTGCGACAACGATCGAAGATTGGGTGGCACAAATCGAAGCGTCGTTGGTGCAAATTACCAATGTGCGGGTTGAAGCCACCGACACAGGATTACAGGTGATTCTGGAAACAGAGAATGGTGTTTTGGAGGTGCCGGAAACGCAATCGGTAGGGAATGCTCTGATTGCCGATATTCCCAATGCCACCATTGCTGAAGAGTTTTCGCAGGCAGAGCCGATCGACGGGATCGCGTTGATGAGTGTGAGCAGGTTACCCGGTGGCAGAGTACGAGTTGCCATTACAGGAACGGATGCACCACCTGTGGCTGAAGTGAGAACAGAAGCTCAGGGCTTGGTATTGGCGGTAACGCTGGGAGATGCAGATGCAGTCACGGAAGAAGACGCGATTCAGGTGGTGGTGATAGGGGAGCAAGATGAGGGCTATAACCCATCGAGTGCCTCAACCGCAACGCGAACGGATACGCCACTCCGGGATATTCCCCAATCGATTCAGGTCATTCCCCAACGGGTGATCGAAGATCAGGGTGTCACTGGATTACAAGATGCTGTACGCAATAATGCACCCGGTGTAACAACGTCAGCAAATTATGCTGGAACCGGGCAAGGTGAATTCATCATTCGCGGCTTTCAACAAAACAACAACTTCCGCAATGGATTTCGTGCTGGTAGGTTTGGCTATATTGCCGATCTTGCTGACGTGGAGCGTATTGAAGTTTTGCGCGGGCCTGCTTCAGTTTTGTTCGGGCAATTACAGCCAGGTGGCATTGTCAACCTTGTAACAGAGCAACCTCTGAGTGAGCCTACTTATAACATCGAGTTCACAGGAGGGCAGTTCAGTTTTTATCGTCCGGAGCTGGATTTTTCTGGACCTTTGACAGAAAACGGAGAATTGCTATACCGCCTCAATGTGGCTTATCAAAACGCTGGCAGCTTTCGAGATGAGGTCAACTCAGAGCGATTCTTTATTGCACCAGTTTTGCAATGGAATATCAGTGAGAATACGACGTTAACCGTTGATTTCTCCTACTTGTACAATGATCCTGTCTTCGATCGCGGACTAGTAGCACTCAGCGATGGTTCTTTAGTTCTGCCAATCAACCGATTTCTGGGCTATCCGTCTCTGGATGATTACATTGAAGAGCAGGTGCGAGCAGGCTATCGCTTCGAACATCGCTTCAATGAAAACTGGGAACTCCGCAATGCCTTCTCCTTCTCTTCCGTTTTACAAACCGGATTTCATTCAGATTTTGCTGGCCGTTTGATTGACGATCGCTTTGTGCCACGAGAGTATCTCGATTCTGAGTTTCTAAATGAAGAATATGGACTACAAACTGATTTGATAGGTCGGTTCAGTACAGGTTCTCTTCAGCATCAATTGCTAGCTGGATTTGATTTAAATCGTTCCACTGATAGCTATGTATCTCGCTTTGCACCGCTACCTCCTCTGGATATTTTTGATCCTAACTATGATGTTTCTACTCCCAGTGAAACAGAATCAGGCTATTTTCAAACAGTATTTAATAATAATCTGGGAATTTATATTCAGGATCAAATTACTGTACTGGAGAATCTGAAACTCCTAGTAGGTGGACGGCTAGACTTCACAGAACAGGAGCAGAACTTTTTCGGAGAGGAAGGTTCTCAGTCTGATACGGCGTTTAGCCCGCGTATTGGCATCGTTTATCAACCGATCGAACCTATTTCACTCTATGCTAGTTTCAGCCAGTCTTTCTTTCCAGTCATTGGGCGATCGCGAACCAATGAAACTTTTCGTCCAGAACGTGGTACTCAATACGAAATTGGTGTTAGAGCAGACATTACAGATAACCTTTCTGCGACTTTAGCCGCTTATGACATCACCAAAACCAATGTCCTTACGACTGATTTAAATGATCCGAATTTCTCAATTCAAGTTGGAGAGCAGCGGAGCCAGGGTATTGAGCTTACCCTGACGGGCGAAATTTTACCGGGATGGAACATCTATGCAGGATATACTTACACGGATGCCCGTGTCACAGAAGATAACGATATTCCTGAAGGAGATATTTTACGGAGTGTTCCTGAACATGGAGCCAATTTGTGGACCACTTACGAAATTCAAACTGGCAATTTCCGAGGATTGGGGTTTGGACTTGGACTCATTTTTGTAGATGAACGGGAAGCAGAATTACCCAATAGTAATTTTCAGGTTCCAGGCTATGTACGTACTGATGTTGCCCTATTCTATCAACGAGAACGCTGGCGGGCTGCTATCAATATTCGCAACTTGTTTGATGTTGAATATTATGAAACAGCCCAAAACCGCAATGCTGTTTATCCGGGCGCGCCGCTAAACGTGACGGCATCCCTCTCCTACACGTTCTAAACTTATTGCTTTTGAAAGCATAGAATGAATGTTGTGTTAAATGATTCTTCGTTTGTTTCAAAAAGAGAATGGGTAAACAACGTAATCATTCTTCTTATCATCTTCGAAGGTGGATAAAATGGTGCTTTCTGCTAGTAGCAACGATCGCACTTATTTCAGGATGTAACTTTGTTTCTTCACAGCGTAATTCTCCACAGAAAAGCGTAGATTCAGTTGCATCATCTGCCGAGTTTCGTACAGTGCATCATGTTTTAGGAGAAACAAAAATTCCTATTCATCCTCAGCGAATTCTAGCGTTGTCAGGAACCACGGATTTAGACACACTCCTAGCACTGGAAACGCCTCCGATGGCAGCAGGCGTTGATCCTAGCTATCACACAAAGAATGGATTTTTCCCGCATTTCAACGGAAAGACCGATGGTATTCAGCCCATTCCAACCTGGCCTAAGCCCAACCTAGAACAAATTCTACAATTGAAGCCAGATTTGATTTTGGGTCAACGCAACTATGTTGAGCCAGTTTATGATCGGCTATCCCAGATTGCGCCAACATTTGTTTACGAAAATGCCATTGGTAATCCAGAATGGCGAGTAGTGTTCCGAGAAATTGCAGCAGCCATAGGTCAATCTGCCAAAGGAGAACAAGTGCTGAATGATTTAGAGCAGCGCCTAAGCCAACTAAAAGAAGCTTTAAGCAAACAAAATCATGAAACAGAAATATCTGTTATTTTCTATTGGACAGAAAACCGTTATGTCTACAGCATTTTTGGTAAACGATCGTTTGGTGGTAGTCTCTTAGAAGAATTGGAATTGCCACGTCCTTCTGCACAAAGATTTGACGCTCTTTCTCAAGATGTAAGCTTAGAACTAACCTCTTATGCCGATGGAGACATTATCTTTTTGCTGAATTATAGTGAGCCTGAAGAGGTTGAGAAATTGATTGAGAATCCACTTTGGAGCCAACTCAAGGCAGTACAAAATAACCGGGTTTATAGAGTTAACAATATTCACTGGTATACTCCAGGTGTTCTTGCTGCCCATGCCGTTTTGGATGACGTAGAGCGATATGTATTAGGACGATCGGGAAGCAGCGATGGAGCGCGATCGCTTGAGAGATGATCAAACGGTCAAAGGGATATCGATGGATAAATAAGTGCGATCGCCGATCTTGCAGGATGCGTAAAGCCTTCGGCATACCAGAAAAGTGCAGCGTAACACATCACCTAAACCTCACTCATCCCCAACATCAACAGGTGAAATCATCGTCTCCTGTAATCCCCAATCAACTGGATAAATCCCCTTTGCTACATACCGATAAAAACTAGAATACTGACAATCCGCAGCCCGACCGCACCTAATAAAATTGGGGCAACTGGGGAAGATTCTACCAATTAACAACCGTTAACACATTCACCTTAGCAAACTCTTGATCAGTGCGATCGCCCTCGCCGTAGGTTGGGTTGAGGCAACGAAACCCAGCATCCCCAAATATCTCAACGGCTGATTGTGAGATTTCCCGCTTCCCTGTCCATTCTAAACTTATCCAGAATAGACCAACCCATACAGTACCGCCGCGCTAACACCCCCGGAGCCACCTACTTCTTCACCGTTGTCACCTATCAACGTCAGCACCTCTTTGATTGCCCAGAAACCTCCAACTCCTGCGTTCTGCCTTTCATCAGGTGCAACAGCGTCATCCTTTCACCATTGATGCCATTGTGGTTCTACCCGATCACCTTCACTGTCTTTGGACATTACCAAAAAGCGATGCCAACTATTCCAGCCGTTGGCGATTGCTCAAAAGCGAATTTAGCCGCCATTGTCCGTCTCGCTACAAACGTCAACGGTCACAATCCCGTCAGCACAAAGGAGAACAAGCAATCTGGCAGCGGCGCTTTTGGGAACATCAAATTCGAGATGAAGCCGATTTGATTCGGCATGTGGACTATATTCATTACAATCCGGTGAGACATGGGTTTGTTGAAGCACCTAAGGATTGGGTCTATTCAAGCTTTCACCGATTCGTGCAAAGAGAAATTTATGAGGAACACTGGAGGGCAAACGAGACAATGAATTTTTCTGCTGAAGTGGGTCAAGAGTGAGTCAGATGTTGACTGAATCGAACGTTTCGATAAGTGTTGTAATCTCTGTGAACGCTGGGTTGAGGAACGAAACCCAACCTACTACTGAGTAATTCTCTACGAGACAGTAAAGCCGAACGAGGGTTGTGGGAAGGGGGTGATCGAAAAATGGGGAGGAGCGATCGAACGGTGTCTTGTGGGGAGGCGATTCTCTACGAGACGGCAAAGCTGAACGGGGTTTGTGGGAAGGGGGCGATCGCGTAAAGCGTTGAGAAAGAGCGATCGCCTCAATTCTTACTCAAGAAACTGCACTAAAGCCGCAACCTTGTCTCCCAACCGAATAAAGTCTTTAGGATTCAACGTTAGCAAATGGTCAACTTCAGCTTTCAGGGC contains:
- a CDS encoding FecCD family ABC transporter permease: MTQAPFFMPRFPSWRSPLFRRLGLGISGLFLLGCMMLELTLGAAEIDLSTVWLALTAFDGSTNHLIITTVRLPRVLIAAVVGAALAVAGALMQGLTRNSLADPGILGISAGATFAVVITTFFLGTTSIQTYTWVAFAGGAIASVAVYTLGSVGRSGITPLKLILSGTVLAYLLSAFTTGTLILSQRTLDEIRFWLAGSVAGRDLGVLLPVLPYLLLGLFLAFGLGKQITALALGDEVAQGLGLQTAWVKAIAAIAVVLLAGGAVALAGQIGFIGLIIPHVVRFWVGLDYRWVLPYAALWGAILLSVADLAARLVIRPQELPVGIMTALIGGTFFIYLTRSKVR
- a CDS encoding transposase, which encodes MAKCPKGKRSRDWKVGKDHYGNSVIHVGFRERDCTKCPVRSQCTRAKTTPRELTLKLPHEYQTLQQARIRQATDAFKQQYAIRAGVEGTISQAVRGFAVRHCRYVGLAKTHLQHILTAAAMNLVRAVNWLEGVPLAKARQSQFAKLAPVRAIG
- a CDS encoding transposase family protein, with translation MVEVLRPHLDRQGQRGGQAKLSVEEQLLVALEYWREYRSQFHIAVSWGIHETTVGRIVRKVEDLLVKGGRFRLPSQRPLYQPGWEWKVMMVDVGEMEIERPQKTKALLQRQAAMPHAESPTASGV
- the hisI gene encoding phosphoribosyl-AMP cyclohydrolase, producing MPPDSCRRSNEQGLIPAIAQDYLDNAVLMMAWMNRESIQRTLETGEACYWSRSRAELWHKGATSGHIQKVKAFYYDCDADTLLLRIEQVGNVACHTGARSCFFNLIFVSPMR
- a CDS encoding TVP38/TMEM64 family protein is translated as MLIGLAIALVNQVGTEQLRADVARFGIWAPVIVLLLRLTSIVIPVLPGTAYSILAGGLFGFAQGLLIIVIADFIACTSNFFIAKRYGRSFVKKLVGQKFMVKVDSLGQNYLERNVFLVTGLLMTGLFDFVCYAVGLTQMEWRKFTPALVLSIAIAKPPLVALGAGVFEGGRILLGLSLLGMFILAMITAWVKRKSD
- a CDS encoding ABC transporter substrate-binding protein; translated protein: MSKPAERIVCLTATGIDILAELGLEPVGYLAQGIADRPEFFGDRAQQFTSVGSWMLPNLKAIRTLQPDLILGWRFPHRLYQHWLRQIASTYLMSGSGYDIALARLRDVARLTGRDTVAETAIQQLETQIETYRTAIPANLQKTVLMMGGSTLNLLSRRFIIETDVGTMGSLLQQLTHYPWIEPAGKRMEPGLMTVSLDRIVQSNPDVIFVQTYPPSTAPLSQQLTNNPRWKRLKAVQTGQVHEVDQFWHSGNGTHIMQIMLSQLMPLIYPEYL
- a CDS encoding class I SAM-dependent methyltransferase; translated protein: MSDRKAVEIAESLDYDFSKYENGWASQLGCVIRARAIDRIVQNFLETHPSAVIVNLGAGLCTRFSRIDNGQVRWYEVDFPEVIALRHKFFQESNRHHFIAKSMLDFTWMDAIQREPNQPMMIVYEGVSMYLSEAENKALLQQINARFSPVEILFDVLNRKRSRTTKHHDTVSKTNAEFKWGIDQSSKLETWGSNIWLKHEEFYLSQFLNYSQRLPIAWSILAQLLPFIPLALFKNSGRIVQLQIGNYSE
- a CDS encoding helix-turn-helix domain-containing protein produces the protein MTLIFNESNWDELEQQAPVPCPAHLVLDDFEELTGVPTCLGRGYSRGMALVPGVWLNFNDKEYYQDFVVKTPAHEHPIQIGVFLSGYFDCNICPRFGGTRSYFSGSGISPGYAESYQVGQRFTCINVEIKPEVLDSFLMGNCQQSSHQVRQLFKGEDWKVAFYPSVTPEIRAIAQQMWDAPYRGELKRLYLQAKVLELLVIYLDLIADSSEQPRVPGLKPQTIARLHYAREILETRLENPPSVLELAKQVGLSDRTLLRGFKQLFGTTVIGFSMQQRLKRAEHLLRQGDRTVSEVARLMGYGNLWYFASVFKRQFGITPSQCLAGEKSVLL